agatgaaatataaagcaatttacttaagaaaagctataaaaaattattctacaaattaaaattaaaattatttttattttcttgacaaaGCAGGAAGtactgcagctccgcagctcttatgggcgAGCCGCCCCTGGTTATAACTATTTGCTCTTGAAACAACAGACACAACATTTGTGTTTCAACATTCTATCAAATTCATTGTTTCATCTTGTAGCTCATAGATTGTTTGTaaaccgatgatgatgatgatgaaactcaaatacaaacataaatgacaactACTTTTCAAATGGGCACTCTTCTTATAAGatcattaaaaacaaatttatcagTTTGTTAAGCGATGTCAATTTTAAACCTTACGTTATTGGATAATCTCCAAGACTTGTTACGTAGATACTCGAGACGTTAATGTTTGGAATAACGTTCTGAACCACGCCTTTATCTACTGCGTCCCATGTAACTTCACAGCTGTCAATCCATGTAATTTTGGGCGCCGAATGATATGCTAGGAAATGCTTCAGTTTTCCTTGTTCAAACTTCTGTGGCCttcaataaaatagaaataaaattaaattactctTCCATATtgtttctatacagaatgattcataaATACATCCAATAGTCTCAAAGTTACTCACTAAGAATTTAGGAATATTAAACTTGGAGTCACCTAGGGATTAATTTTAGTCCATTATTGTTTCTGATTTATGTTAACGCTTAGCGTcaatcataaataatttatccaaagtaattttatttgtagatgatacaagtgtgattatCTCAAGTAGGCCTAAACAATATGACACTATAAACATTTCTAACACAATATTAAGTACAAggatcatactgaaagtcatgagcaacccattgctATAATTCCAATTCTAACATTGTAACAAAAACGACTGCATGAtcgtaatctacagactttacactatgtattgacatagcTTCTATCACGTGAGCACAGACAATGTTTGCAAAATAGGCGACAACGATGTCTTGTTTCGATAGCGTGTTGTCAttgaattccttgttaaagaggaaaaatctgctgctgaaattcacctcagatttcagcgtgcatacggagatgtgtgcatgggcgccagcttgttaggagatgggtgaaacatttcaaagAGGGGAACATGAGCATCCAAGAtaagcctcgtagcggtcgcttTCGAACTGTGTTCGCTGAAcacaacaaggaaagagttgatgactTCTGgatgaatttcttgaacctggacagatcATTAATACTGTCTGCTGTATCCAGACACTTCTGAAGCACCGTCTTGTATTGTGCGAGAAACGATCTGGGAATAGGATCATCTGTAGCATGTTGGCTCTCATTGCTCGTGTCACCATGGAGAAAATCAGTACATTTAGGTGAGAAACCCTTTCGCGTTCTCTCTACAGTCCGACTTGGCAACCTCCggctaccatcttttcggttttGTAAAGGAACAGCTGCAAGGCCAACACTACGAGATGCTGAAGGACATCCAGAAAGCATTGCATCATTGTCTTTGGGAAGCTGGAATGGGCTTCTCCCGCAAGGaatttttcaaacttacagaacggtgggaaaaatgtgtgcaaataaatggggactatgttgaaaagtgacagaaaagtctgtaggtttgtctaaaaaataaaaattaagatttataacattgggctgctcatgactttcagtacgaccctcgtataattaaatattgatttaatgcaaataaactagcacttaaatactattaagttatttagattaaataaatagcttCTGAATTCAGAAGATGTTggaaataacatcgaaactagtaaATCAGATAAAATAAcgccataatttaaatattaacacagtgaagaatCAAGACGATTTCACTtgatgttgataaaaccagtgtaaTCAAATTTAGTACATGTAATACTGTACCAGTCAGTTTTCGTACAATATTAGATTAAATTGAATTGGTATCAAAGAATCTGTCAGCACAGAGTTTCTTGGTTTGGAATTTTATTGATTAACAACTTGGAATGTTaaaaacacataacaaaattctttCATACCCATCCTTCTAATCAAATAATGAACTGTTTATACTTGTCAATTAACTAATCTACTTTGTACCGGtattaataattacaaacaagtgttacatcatttttgtataattttctaCTTATTCCACATCTCATGCTACAATGCTGATATAAGATCTATGAAGTACAATAAATGAACTAGAAATATATCTTTTAGAGCAAATGAATACTATCGAAGTTATTTAATATAGCGAGACAGGTATCCAGCTTCAATTAGACTCATTGGGAAGTAGTGTATCATGTACAGGAGAAAGATActgatataaaattaaacaaattacagTAGATGTATAGACCTAGTATAATAAGACAAATTTCCGAAACTAAATAAGACGAAATATtaaaagatgtataaaataattaacacttcAATTTTTACATTCAAAGTAACAACTGAATGTCGAAAATAAAACTGCTAAATTTAGACAGCAAGGAAAGATTCCTATAGGTACTTTCTTAGTTCTTACTTGTCATGCCTTAGAGACtgagtgaaaagtgaaaaaatgaataaactattgaaatattgaacctggcagaaaaaaatgaaacataaaaatattcaaatacagAGCATTCGCTTACATAATGTAAATCGACCGGGCAACATGCAACTGGAATAAGACCTTGCAACACATGTTTAACTATCTCCCACACACTGGGCGTTTTATTATTACTGAGCTTACCTTGATTGTAAGAGATATTGGAAATGATGTCCTTTTGCTGCTACGTATCTTTCACTCTCTTAAGGATTTAAGAATTTTAGTGGCTTCATATGCTGTGGCTTTAGACCAGTTTCTTGCGAGCTGGAGAAATTTCTGTGAGGTGTGTACGAATTTTTCCCCtatttcattcagtttttcctcagTAAGTACACGGCATGGTCTTTTGCTACATTTGTTCAATATTGAATCcgtttctctaattttttttaacaaggtTGCATATGGTGTTGCTACATGGAATGGTAAcaataggaattttttttttcaaatcgtcTTTTTACCTTTACACAATCATTCTTTCTCAGATAAGTCTCTACCATGAAAATCCTTTGGTCTAATGTAAATTTCTGTGGCACCTTGTGAGCAAGCTAATCTAAACATTTCACTACcataatcagaagaataacacgcaatctaacataaacacaaccactcctaaatctaaacagtTGTCTAAAACAATCAAAAGAATAACACACAATCTATAtagtcaacacaaccactcctaaatctaaacatttcactaatacaatcagaagaataatacgcaatctaatgtcaacacaaccacttCTACAGATAGATGTATAACTGGACTGGTGAGTGTGCGAGAGGTGGTTTGCCATATGTTGAATGATCTTTGTGTCAGTTGACCTACCAGTACATTATGTAAGTGATTGCTCTGTAGTATGAATACATTTTAAGAACAGAAGAACAACGTCTACCAAAACAGCTGATACCAGGTTCACTGTAAATATGGAGGTCACAGGGGAGTAAGATAATTTTCTCTGATATGAAAACAGGATAAGAGACCTAATTCATATCGAAGAAGAAGACCAATTTGACtgttaaatatgaatttaaaggTGCATTATGAATCGTGACCAATGATAGATTAAAAATGTAAAGTagagttaaaaatatatttaccatGGAACAATGAAGTTTAAATCAATACGCCTCTCTGCTTCCTCTAGCAACATTCTAATGCTACCCATTATTTCTTCGCTATGGGTTTCATTTGTTAACTCCATTATTATATTGTATGGATACACTGTTAGAGAAAAAGGTAACAATATTAAATCAGCTGTAATGAGAAGGTTGGttagaaattaaagtttaaataCAGTGCATTAAACGAAATTAAACGGGCTATAGTAACTGAAACAGAGTAGACTGATTTCATTTAAATGTGATTAGATTTTAACTCAagtcaaaaattaaatttagagtACAGCAAATCTATTAGGATACCTAAAGATCATCTCACTGAACAGCTGGAAACATTTGTCCGCAGTTGTTCTTGAGTCCTAGCCAATGTTCCCAATATTTCTGTTGACGGATCAGCAGCAAGGGTCTCCCCCCACCCCTCCGCTACTGCCAATGTTTTCATCTGCGAGCTCGTGGCACTTTGCATTATATTAACAACATTCAATATTCTCCCTcctcacagtagctgctggaagtgttgtcCCCTTGcgtgatacattatttttttttaatttaggcctataaactatttatttattttttctttactttttttaaataacatatcAAACATAAAATGATACATGAAAGTACCCGAAAGAACAAAGCTCGTGTTTGGGGACAGTTCTGCTTTGATAAAATAACACGAGTATTACTGTACACAAAAGACAATAGGCTTCATTTTGCCAGATTTCGCAGGTAGCCTATGCACTATATTTAGGACAACGACAAGCTCTGGTTCTCCAATAACTTCCGAAATATTTTCAACAATCTTAGGAACAGATTCCGGAATCTCTGGAACACTAGCAGATTGTCCCTATTCGTATACTGTTgtagttcatttatttgtttccataaatgTTCGTTCTTATTGTTTAGATCTCGCACCTTACTCTGTTATTTTCAAATCATCTTTTGCCTtagttagatttttttattttagtaggttattttacgatgctttattaacagcttaggttatttagcatctgaatgagatgaagatgataatgccggtgaaatgagtccggggtccaacaccgaaagttacccagcatttgctcatattgggttgagggaaaatcccggaaaaaacctcaagcaggtaacttgccccgatcgggaatcgaacccaggccacctggtttcgcggctagacgcgctaactgttactccacaggtgtggactcttagaTAGATCTTCATAGAATGTGTCAAAACTTGTTTGACATGAACAGGACTGATTGTTGTAATTTCTGATTTTATAGAAGATTTGAACTCACCAAACATTTGTTTTAGAGTACAGATTACTTTGCTGTTCTCTCTCAGTTCATTTCCACTTTCACTTCCCAATTTACAGTTGCCAGTATTTCTTGTTCTGCCCATTGTAAAAGATTTTACTGGTATACTAGGAGCAGCACAAGAAAACACATCCACACTCAACTGAATTTACATTAGGGCCTACTTCATTTACAGAACATGTTTCATTAAACCTACTAACTAAATTTAGTATTGTTTTTCTACACGGAACTGAGCACTCAGGAAACTTACGTCTAAAATTTTCTCTTGTTCTACCACGCGACTTCTTTATCCTTATGTACGTTTTAAAAATGTCTACACGTTCACGCTCTGAATATGTAACTATTCCAAAACACAACACAAGGTAAGAAACTGAACATTTTCTGTCAAGGACTACAGAATGGCAAGCTAATTTCGGGAGATGAAAATTCACCAATTATGCAGCTTTTACATGGTTATCTGTCTCTCTTTCCCTCGTTCCGTCTCTCTTGGCACgtagataaaaaaaaagagttaatgCCTGAAGGATAACATAAATACCAGCTATAGTGATGAAACAAACTAAACATTAGGGGATTCATCAGCCATGCAGATAAGGAGAGACGAACTCATGAGAATAGTCGAATCAGCTTATTCAGTGGTTAATCATAAAATAGGGATGTCCAATTTGAAAACGTAAcaggaaaaataaattgtgtggCAGAACAAGGTAAAACTTTAAATGTAGGCTACAGTAAATTTCCTGGCCACCCAGTTCCATGTAGAAAAACAatactaaatttagtgaataggttTACCATAATGGAATAGGTTCTGTAAATGCAGTGATGTGAATTATATATCATACAAGATGGGTAACACTTTCAGTAGCTCCTGTAAGGAGGATGAGTACCGAATGTTATTAATGTAAGAGAGTGCGTAAGTTTTAATCCAGTGAAGCGCCATTAATTCACAGAAGCAACCAAAGGCAGTAGTGAGGGAGCGGGGACCTATATCTGGTCAGCCAACAAAAATACCAGGAACATTTGCTGAAATTCACTGTATTATGcaacaaattaaaatacaattaccggtatttaatttttaaggaatatttactttaaaattaacTTTAACAATAAGAGATAATCATTGttgaaattatgaataaaataatcgTTAAATCAATTATCACTTAATCTTCATtccaaaatataggcctatgctacAGTTTCAGAATTGTTACTGTTCACTTACAGCAAAATGGAGATGAAGAGTTAGTcttaaaaaacaattttattccatGTTCAGTTTTTGGATATAGCTTGTTATTGATATCCATTGGTACGCAGTCGACTGAATTGGGTCCACATGTTGTGCATTCTCCCTGAAGAAAGGTAAGACATTTGTTAGAATTCAATTTCCAGAGTAAggaggatgataatgatgacgatgatggtgatgatgatgctaATGATAAGTAAGAAAAATTTTACCAACATTTACGAAAGCTTCTTTAGAAGGGCAGCGAATACCAAGAAATTGGCAGTCTTTGAATTTCATGGCATCCACAATATACTTGATTGCTCTTCTATGGCTGCATCCTGGAAGGATCTGACCCGGAGGTAAGGAATCTGCTGTTAATTGCAAGAAATGAGGATAATATGTTGACTCTTCACAGCCAGGTTGTGAATATCCTTCATTAGGGTAGAAGTTAAAATGGCCAATGGGGTCAGATATACCTTGTCCAGTTTCtgaaatcacaaaatatttcacagaaaagaaacataaaaaatctgAAGTTGTTATAATCTTGAAAATGAAGcgtaattttatataacaatatttctgctgacaaatcattattttatgaaaactgCTCACTAGTTTGGAagaacatattttaatgctagttGACATCAAGTTCATTCACTAAATTAGGCAACATACGAAAGTTACTGAATGCTACACAAGTATTATCTTTGAGCTCCACAAAAaatcattgaaaaattttattgagAGCAGTCTTTTGTCATTCAGCTACTACaaatgtagtagtagcagtagtattagcggtactatttcagaacacatactccACTTACTGTAGAGTCAATGAGACCAATTACATATTCACTTACTGCCATAAATTAAAAATCTCTCTCTACTTACTACAGTCACAGAAGAAAGAACTGGCTGAtgagcagcaaaactcgtaatgttacttatgccagTTTTATTGTGATTATCATAGTACAGAGTTTCTGATAGGGACACTATTGACTTCCCCTTCTAGCTGTTGTGCTACGAGAGActggctttcggaatggttttCTTTACATTCTACAGTAAGTTATACTGTATGTGTATAATTGcaacgtttgttgtgttttaaTCGACATACAAAAAGTTATTTTGCCATTTATTATTTGCAATTGCGGGTACGaggaatgttgttaatgttattttcatcccTCTGTTCATCTCTCTCCATTCTACAGACATGTTATGTTTATGATTTATGACTACTGTATATTTCGTGTTTTTTCTAGAGTCCTAGACACGTTACCCTTTCCATCCCCAACAGAgtttgtctataaatagccacaaccactttgaaaatcatcattagtatttcagttcgatagctatggacgtcaaagccaaagtaattgcattGATTGAGGAAGGCAGATTTAACACAGTGCAAGCTGGAGAACGCTATGGAGTTGCAACTAACACAGCATCCAGGTAATGGACGGAGTAGCCTATTAAGAGTGAGAATACATAACTCGTAAACCTGGTAGCAGAAGACTCAAGGCACTTCATTTTACACTTCTAAAATGCTTGTGGCCGACAAGGGatttcctgcttccaacagaaTGGCTCGTAAAGGACTCAATAGTGCCAATATTGTGCCGAGAAGAGCAGCAGTGAAggaagttctgactgaagaccatcgaattgatcgtgtcGCATTTTGCCAAATGCATTACAACTATCCTTGGCAAGAGGTCATCTTTTTGGATGAGAAGGTGTTTATGAACCACAGCACAGGGCCAGTGCAAGTATATCGATCGAAACAATCCAAGAGATCTGACCCTGAATATGTGGTCCAGAGGCAATGCAATGGTTGTCCATGTTGGTGTGAGGATGGATTTCTCGTTATGATTGCAGTGCGCTATGGAGGATTCATGGGTATATGAATGGGCATTAGTACACCAAAatactgaaaatgtattgttaCCTAATGTTCGTATGTTTCagcccgaaaacaaaataaaattccaacatgGCTTGTCTTTGGTACACACATGTGTCGCTGTGCAGTggtggttcaacattcacagggatGATGTCGAAGAGGTTCCATAGGTGCCAAGAAGTTCTGACTTAAATCCCATAGAAAATGTGTGGGCAGAAGTGCAACTCAGTGTTAATGAGCAACTACAGAGTCGGCATCGTAGGAATGCAGATGAATTGTGGGATCTCGTTGCAGATGCTTGGAATGATGTTGCATCGTCAGATATATCCACAGCCTTCTTAATTCTTTAAGTAGAAGAATGGATGCAGTGATCAATGCCAATGGTTTCTGGACAGGCTATTAAGTCCAGAAGGAAATGGTTGTATATTGCTAGAGCTACATAGGAAGAAGAGCATTTTAATTTATGATAACAAGAacattcagtattaattattttactttaggaatgcatattttcctttattttcagaacaaagtaaatactgtaggtataaaaatagaataaataagttCTAGTAAACCACTAGAACCATTTATATaatcaaatgttttcctaaacaaaaaatatttctaactaacaaatctatttttgtttctcttccctcattattattaattgtttatctaaattaatttttatttattttttttatttaaatttatctgaatgttcacttatataatttgtattgaattaccttaatcaatttatatttattctactttataTGACTGTTCACTTCTATGCCATCTTAGAAATAAGTTCCTATGTATTGCATCtatttcaattttgtttactcttcgtcaTATTGGCAGTCTGTTTTGTCAAggagatattaaaataaaaataaaccataaataaacgaAGTATGTCTATAGAGTAAAGAGAGACTAAcagaggagatgataatgaaatcagtaacattTCTTATACCTGCAatggtaaaaacaatgaaataacaaatttctgtatgCCGACAAGAACACAGAGTTTCAACCTTATAGAATGTGACAGAAACAGTCCGAAAGCCTCTCCCTCCAAACCCAGCAACTTCGAGAGAAAGTAAACAGTATCCCTCTTAGACACTCTGTAATCACAACACAACCgccataagtaacattacgagtttcactgctcatcggccagtttttttttcccccgtgaCTATACATCTCTTTCTGCTCTTAACTTCATTGCTGAGACGTACATTAAAGTATGATTGTGAAAGATTTTCCTTGTGTTATTCTAATATTTGTGTTTTCATGACAGAGTTGATGTCAGAATGGTTACTTGCTGATAAATATTTAAGACATTTAGGAAGAAAATTCGTAGGTGTTGTTGtagcatattattttaaatatcccgaaattaaattattacttacCACCTATTGTTTCGACAGTATCAGTATGAATAACTTCTACGATGTTTGCATCGCTAGCATCCAATCTTGCACATGGTGGCATACCCTTATAATATGGGCCGTTTGGATCCAATGCTGCTAGTATgccaagaaaaataatttaaaaatttatattagaATGTAAAAGATATAATATTGTGTCTTATATCTTATACTCTGTTCACTattcctttttattatttttgtcttaTATTTAAATCTCTTGGTAAGTCTTACAAGAATCACTTGAATAGAAtgcaaatattattaaatatccgtacTGGTAATACAATCGATCAAGTTTGAGAAATGTTCCTGAAGATCcgcaaatatgaaattattttcactCTGGATCCATGAACATAATACAGGGAGTACTGTAGCATTCCACTAGCAGTAGCTATTCAAATATTGCAATGATCAAGAAATGTTTGACTTTTCTTTTTTGTATGGTTAGAAacgatttttatttaattaatacgaATAATTTCGTTTGGTTTCTTCGAGTcatcttaatttttaaatataaaaaatagacatcaaaatttgaaaaacattttgttaCATTGGTTGCTTGTTCACCAATTACATAAAATGAAGTACCGGTAGAAACAGAGTTtcagatatattaaaaaatatcttaattgtcattattgcatACCTGTGATCTTCCCAATGCCAGGTATACAACCTCCAACATAGCCAGCAATATGTGCACCCATTCCATGTCCTATTAGATGTATGTCATTTACATCAACTGAATAATTTCGCTGAAATAAATACAATGACAAgagattaatatatttaatgcAAATTGAGTGGATTTTCTCACCAAAGAAATGAGTTTCAATCCAAACAATGTCGACGagtcagttcaaaagggaaacaaatcaaaatttaaagtttaaggaACCTGCACTTTAAaccttcatgttgctgtgaaaaatcgaaGGATCActgaaattacttcaaattctgttaatgatattCATGTACCGGTAtactataaatttcaaattagagTGCGTTAGTTAGAAAAAATCTTGTGAACTATAAATATGTAACTAGTTAAACTGTTTATTGCTTGAAATACCAGTACTTATTTATAACTCACTTGTAGAATTTTAATGACACGCACTATTTCTAATGCCACTACTCGGGCATTAGAAGCGGCCTGTGGGTAAGGAGGTCTAGCTCCAGCCTCCCAATCTACTGCAAAAATATTCCAGTCACCATCGATCAACAATCTTGTTACCATTTGCTGGagtaaggaaagaaatgaaatttaatattacttatattttgattgtcttattttattattttatttattgcaattattTTTGCTAATATATGACAAGAACATACAATAGTTAATAGTTTACATTTCAGTCATTAAGCAATTACAAAAATTGCAATGAATAGACACtgtcctatatataggcctacaataaataaaacatatacattatattataaaaaaaatagattaaaactttactattttgaatttaaaatattaatttatgttataaaatgGATGAGCAATTAGGTAATTATGCAACTTACacttaaaaataatcatatttaatcTTTTTGCACTATAGTCGacgttattaaataattttaattcaattacaTTAGAAGTATTTTGAGATTTGCTTAACCTAAAATATGATAGGCTTAATTGTATCAAGCAATGATTGACTTCTGGTGttatatgtatgaattttatttctaACCATATGGTTACTGTCATGATTCATTATATttaataggcactaaaaatatacATAGATTAATTACTACTCTTAGAatcttatatttaataaaaattggtTTTCAATGTGCTTTAAAAGGTGATTTGGATATTACCAGTACCTATtattctaatagcttttttttttgtaacaacaaaacatcattaatattGCTACTGTTACCCCATAATAAGCACATAGGACATAGGTAATAAACAGGTACAGCACGTTTTAGATTCTTAAGCGAATACAGTATATAACTCTAAACAATATAATGCACACATCAATTATACAgtgatactgttttgtttagcCACGCAGTTTTCATTTCCCCATCGCCAACCGCTAAGAGCTTATCTGTGGCCAAGCAGCCACCTGGTACTGAAACATTTATTATAGGAATTTGTACTTACCCAGCTCAAAGTAGGTGTTGAAAATGTTCCACACCAACTGCTACACACTGTTGACAccttcttatgaaattgttaattaccGGTACCTTAagaagttctgcttcactgattgaTTCCATTTCAGCTCTTATATAGTCTTTAAGCTCATTTATTGTATGCGGGTTTTTCGCATAAACCTTATTTTTAAGTGTCCCCTATAGATAGAAATCGCATAGTGTTAAATCTGGACTTCGTGGGCCCATAAATTTTTACTGATAATTCTCCCTCCGAAAATTCGACGCAATTCTCTCATGGATTCTTCGGCAGTATGAGCAGTGGCGGAGTCTTGTTGGAAATATACTGAGGAACGTTCTCCATAAGTCAGTTCACCTACAATAGGTCAAGGATCTCATTCACGTAACGCTCACTGGTAATTGTGCCCTGAGTGAAAATAGGCCCAATAATTCTGTATCTGTTCATTGCATACCACACGCCTATTTTTTCACCATACAAATGTGTTTCGAGTACAAGATTGGGTTTCTACTTACTAAGACCGATGATTTTGTGAGGATACGTCtccatttaaatgaaaataggctTCATCAGAATAGCTATATACTTGTAAAAGCTGAAATCGAGtcaatcagtgaagcagaacttcttaaagtaattaacaatttcataagaagATGTCAGCAGTGTGTAGCAGTTAGTTGAGGACGTTTTCAATATCTACTTTGAGCTGGGTAAGTACAAATTCTTATACTAAATGTTTCAGTGCCAGCAGACTGGGTGAGCGCTTGCCTGCAGATAAGCTTCTAGTGGCTGGTGATGGGAAAATGAAAACTGTGAGgctaaacaaaacagtgtcactgtATGTGGGGTCAAGGTCAATTTTTTATTCATCTTTATACCTAACACTG
This sequence is a window from Periplaneta americana isolate PAMFEO1 chromosome 2, P.americana_PAMFEO1_priV1, whole genome shotgun sequence. Protein-coding genes within it:
- the LOC138694641 gene encoding pancreatic lipase-related protein 2-like isoform X3; protein product: MLEIEQEEIPEGVVIPSNIKLIEQFGFSCEHNTKFIIHDFTSSGYAGWIKQMVTRLLIDGDWNIFAVDWEAGARPPYPQAASNARVVALEIVRVIKILQRNYSVDVNDIHLIGHGMGAHIAGYVGGCIPGIGKITAALDPNGPYYKGMPPCARLDASDANIVEVIHTDTVETIGETGQGISDPIGHFNFYPNEGYSQPGCEESTYYPHFLQLTADSLPPGQILPGCSHRRAIKYIVDAMKFKDCQFLGIRCPSKEAFVNGECTTCGPNSVDCVPMDINNKLYPKTEHGIKLFFKTNSSSPFCLYPYNIIMELTNETHSEEIMGSIRMLLEEAERRIDLNFIVPWPQKFEQGKLKHFLAYHSAPKITWIDSCEVTWDAVDKGVVQNVIPNINVSSIYVTSLGDYPITNDTFRFCSCDGRPFVQVRSGQPQVFVNCGPQSMTDLSLHSMPTENTTSS
- the LOC138694641 gene encoding inactive pancreatic lipase-related protein 1-like isoform X7; this encodes MYAGNRTSKEEIPEGVVIPSNIKLIEQFGFSCEHNTKFIIHDFTSSGYAGWIKQMVTRLLIDGDWNIFAVDWEAGARPPYPQAASNARVVALEIVRVIKILQRNYSVDVNDIHLIGHGMGAHIAGYVGGCIPGIGKITAALDPNGPYYKGMPPCARLDASDANIVEVIHTDTVETIGETGQGISDPIGHFNFYPNEGYSQPGCEESTYYPHFLQLTADSLPPGQILPGCSHRRAIKYIVDAMKFKDCQFLGIRCPSKEAFVNGECTTCGPNSVDCVPMDINNKLYPKTEHGIKLFFKTNSSSPFCLYPYNIIMELTNETHSEEIMGSIRMLLEEAERRIDLNFIVPWNDTFRFCSCDGRPFVQVRSGQPQVFVNCGPQSMTDLSLHSMPTENTTSS